One Ananas comosus cultivar F153 linkage group 1, ASM154086v1, whole genome shotgun sequence DNA window includes the following coding sequences:
- the LOC109707384 gene encoding BTB/POZ and TAZ domain-containing protein 3-like isoform X1, with product MACFDLDSSQLFSNTHSIDSSFTLHFERSVSDEFLATPNACTSTQTQSVSNIPEPPPLPGASQARNSFSEKLKGCNFAPDETRRMWDKLFYDGYEADVRVVTDDDGVILAHSSVLQGINSPVLRSMLEQPRAKGGFRCIRIPGVPSEAARVFIRFLYSSCFDRDAMKSYVLHLLVLSHTFSVPCIKKVCVSQLEQALLTTDNVVDVLQLARQCDAPRLSLLCTRLIVKDFKTVSASEGWRVMKQVSRSLEQELLESLVETDSRKAERARKAEERKVYVQLHEAMEALVHICRDGCRTIGPRDKMLKGSQAACGFPACKGLELLVRHFSGCRTRVPGGCANCKRMWQLLELHSRMCAEPDSCKVPLCRHFKEKMQNLSKKEETKWKLLVRKVMEAKGTISAISARRHLIA from the exons ATGGCATGTTTCGATCTCGATTCGTCGCAGCTCTTCTCGAACACCCACTCAATTGATTCTTCATTTACATTACACTTCGAGAGGAGTGTGTCTGACGAGTTTTTAGCCACGCCGAATGCGTGTACTTCTACTCAAACTCAATCTGTCAGCAACATTCCTGAACCACCTCCACTGCCAGGAGCTTCTCAGGCCAGAAATAGCTTCTCCGAAAAGCTGAAGGGGTGTAATTTCGCGCCTGACGAAACGAGGCGGATGTGGGACAAGTTGTTCTACGACGGATACGAAGCTGACGTTCGCGTCGTCACAGACGACGACGGCGTTATCTTGGCCCATTCAAGTGTTCTT CAGGGCATAAACTCTCCTGTTCTAAGAAGCATGTTAGAGCAACCGAGAGCGAAAGGCGGTTTCAGATGTATCAGAATCCCTGGTGTGCCTTCAGAAGCTGCGCGAGTATTTATCAGATTCCTCTATTCTTCGTG CTTCGATCGGGATGCAATGAAAAGCTACGTTCTTCACTTGCTCGTGCTGTCGCACACGTTTTCAGTCCCGTGCATCAAAAAGGTTTGCGTCAGCCAACTCGAGCAAGCGCTGCTGACGACCGATAATGTCGTCGACGTGCTTCAATTAGCTAGGCAATGCGATGCGCCGCGCCTCTCTCTTCTGTGTACTCGTCTCATCGTTAAAGATTTTAAGACCGTCTCCGCGTCGGAAGGGTGGAGAGTGATGAAGCAAGTTAGCCGGAGTTTAGAGCAGGAGCTTCTGGAGTCCCTTGTGGAGACAGATTCT AGAAAGGCGGAGAGAGCGAGGAAGGCGGAAGAGAGGAAAGTGTACGTGCAACTGCATGAAGCAATGGAGGCCTTGGTGCACATATGCCGAGACGGGTGCAGGACGATCGGGCCCCGCGACAAGATGCTCAAGGGCAGCCAGGCCGCGTGCGGCTTCCCGGCCTGCAAGGGGCTCGAGCTGCTCGTCCGCCACTTCTCGGGCTGCAGGACTCGCGTCCCGGGCGGTTGCGCCAACTGTAAGCGCATGTGGCAGCTCCTCGAGCTCCACTCTCGCATGTGCGCCGAGCCGGACTCGTGCAAGGTCCCCTTGTGCAG GCATTTCAAGGAGAAGATGCAGAATCTAAGTAAGAAGGAAGAGACGAAATGGAAGCTGCTGGTGAGGAAGGTAATGGAAGCAAAAGGAACGATCAGCGCGATCTCCGCGAGGAGACATTTGATAGCATGA
- the LOC109707384 gene encoding BTB/POZ and TAZ domain-containing protein 3-like isoform X2, with translation MACFDLDSSQLFSNTHSIDSSFTLHFERSVSDEFLATPNACTSTQTQSVSNIPEPPPLPGASQARNSFSEKLKGCNFAPDETRRMWDKLFYDGYEADVRVVTDDDGVILAHSSVLGINSPVLRSMLEQPRAKGGFRCIRIPGVPSEAARVFIRFLYSSCFDRDAMKSYVLHLLVLSHTFSVPCIKKVCVSQLEQALLTTDNVVDVLQLARQCDAPRLSLLCTRLIVKDFKTVSASEGWRVMKQVSRSLEQELLESLVETDSRKAERARKAEERKVYVQLHEAMEALVHICRDGCRTIGPRDKMLKGSQAACGFPACKGLELLVRHFSGCRTRVPGGCANCKRMWQLLELHSRMCAEPDSCKVPLCRHFKEKMQNLSKKEETKWKLLVRKVMEAKGTISAISARRHLIA, from the exons ATGGCATGTTTCGATCTCGATTCGTCGCAGCTCTTCTCGAACACCCACTCAATTGATTCTTCATTTACATTACACTTCGAGAGGAGTGTGTCTGACGAGTTTTTAGCCACGCCGAATGCGTGTACTTCTACTCAAACTCAATCTGTCAGCAACATTCCTGAACCACCTCCACTGCCAGGAGCTTCTCAGGCCAGAAATAGCTTCTCCGAAAAGCTGAAGGGGTGTAATTTCGCGCCTGACGAAACGAGGCGGATGTGGGACAAGTTGTTCTACGACGGATACGAAGCTGACGTTCGCGTCGTCACAGACGACGACGGCGTTATCTTGGCCCATTCAAGTGTTCTT GGCATAAACTCTCCTGTTCTAAGAAGCATGTTAGAGCAACCGAGAGCGAAAGGCGGTTTCAGATGTATCAGAATCCCTGGTGTGCCTTCAGAAGCTGCGCGAGTATTTATCAGATTCCTCTATTCTTCGTG CTTCGATCGGGATGCAATGAAAAGCTACGTTCTTCACTTGCTCGTGCTGTCGCACACGTTTTCAGTCCCGTGCATCAAAAAGGTTTGCGTCAGCCAACTCGAGCAAGCGCTGCTGACGACCGATAATGTCGTCGACGTGCTTCAATTAGCTAGGCAATGCGATGCGCCGCGCCTCTCTCTTCTGTGTACTCGTCTCATCGTTAAAGATTTTAAGACCGTCTCCGCGTCGGAAGGGTGGAGAGTGATGAAGCAAGTTAGCCGGAGTTTAGAGCAGGAGCTTCTGGAGTCCCTTGTGGAGACAGATTCT AGAAAGGCGGAGAGAGCGAGGAAGGCGGAAGAGAGGAAAGTGTACGTGCAACTGCATGAAGCAATGGAGGCCTTGGTGCACATATGCCGAGACGGGTGCAGGACGATCGGGCCCCGCGACAAGATGCTCAAGGGCAGCCAGGCCGCGTGCGGCTTCCCGGCCTGCAAGGGGCTCGAGCTGCTCGTCCGCCACTTCTCGGGCTGCAGGACTCGCGTCCCGGGCGGTTGCGCCAACTGTAAGCGCATGTGGCAGCTCCTCGAGCTCCACTCTCGCATGTGCGCCGAGCCGGACTCGTGCAAGGTCCCCTTGTGCAG GCATTTCAAGGAGAAGATGCAGAATCTAAGTAAGAAGGAAGAGACGAAATGGAAGCTGCTGGTGAGGAAGGTAATGGAAGCAAAAGGAACGATCAGCGCGATCTCCGCGAGGAGACATTTGATAGCATGA
- the LOC109707384 gene encoding BTB/POZ and TAZ domain-containing protein 3-like isoform X3 has translation MACFDLDSSQLFSNTHSIDSSFTLHFERSVSDEFLATPNACTSTQTQSVSNIPEPPPLPGASQARNSFSEKLKGCNFAPDETRRMWDKLFYDGYEADVRVVTDDDGVILAHSSVLQGINSPVLRSMLEQPRAKGGFRCIRIPGVPSEAARVFIRFLYSSCFDRDAMKSYVLHLLVLSHTFSVPCIKKVCVSQLEQALLTTDNVVDVLQLARQCDAPRLSLLCTRLIVKDFKTVSASEGWRVMKQVSRSLEQELLESLVETDSRKAERARKAEERKVYVQLHEAMEALVHICRDGCRTIGPRDKMLKGSQAACGFPACKGLELLVRHFSGCRTRVPGGCANCISRRRCRI, from the exons ATGGCATGTTTCGATCTCGATTCGTCGCAGCTCTTCTCGAACACCCACTCAATTGATTCTTCATTTACATTACACTTCGAGAGGAGTGTGTCTGACGAGTTTTTAGCCACGCCGAATGCGTGTACTTCTACTCAAACTCAATCTGTCAGCAACATTCCTGAACCACCTCCACTGCCAGGAGCTTCTCAGGCCAGAAATAGCTTCTCCGAAAAGCTGAAGGGGTGTAATTTCGCGCCTGACGAAACGAGGCGGATGTGGGACAAGTTGTTCTACGACGGATACGAAGCTGACGTTCGCGTCGTCACAGACGACGACGGCGTTATCTTGGCCCATTCAAGTGTTCTT CAGGGCATAAACTCTCCTGTTCTAAGAAGCATGTTAGAGCAACCGAGAGCGAAAGGCGGTTTCAGATGTATCAGAATCCCTGGTGTGCCTTCAGAAGCTGCGCGAGTATTTATCAGATTCCTCTATTCTTCGTG CTTCGATCGGGATGCAATGAAAAGCTACGTTCTTCACTTGCTCGTGCTGTCGCACACGTTTTCAGTCCCGTGCATCAAAAAGGTTTGCGTCAGCCAACTCGAGCAAGCGCTGCTGACGACCGATAATGTCGTCGACGTGCTTCAATTAGCTAGGCAATGCGATGCGCCGCGCCTCTCTCTTCTGTGTACTCGTCTCATCGTTAAAGATTTTAAGACCGTCTCCGCGTCGGAAGGGTGGAGAGTGATGAAGCAAGTTAGCCGGAGTTTAGAGCAGGAGCTTCTGGAGTCCCTTGTGGAGACAGATTCT AGAAAGGCGGAGAGAGCGAGGAAGGCGGAAGAGAGGAAAGTGTACGTGCAACTGCATGAAGCAATGGAGGCCTTGGTGCACATATGCCGAGACGGGTGCAGGACGATCGGGCCCCGCGACAAGATGCTCAAGGGCAGCCAGGCCGCGTGCGGCTTCCCGGCCTGCAAGGGGCTCGAGCTGCTCGTCCGCCACTTCTCGGGCTGCAGGACTCGCGTCCCGGGCGGTTGCGCCAACT GCATTTCAAGGAGAAGATGCAGAATCTAA